A region from the Ursus arctos isolate Adak ecotype North America unplaced genomic scaffold, UrsArc2.0 scaffold_6, whole genome shotgun sequence genome encodes:
- the ASPH gene encoding aspartyl/asparaginyl beta-hydroxylase isoform X16 — translation MAEETKHGGHKNGRKGGLSGSSFFTWFMVIALLGVWTSVAVVWFDLVDYEEVLGKLGIYDADGDGDFDVDDAKVLLEGPGGVAKRKTKAKVKELTKEELKKEKEKPESRKESKNEERKKGKKEKEDDRKDKKIPDADISRKESSKGKKDREKENVGLDKSAKAKESRKKSANIKDTSGKMVSRDKDDAKEGRSSSKHAHSAKGNNQKRKN, via the exons ATGGCTGAAG agaCAAAGCATGGAGGACACAAaaatgggaggaaaggaggacTTTCTGGAAGTTCATTTTTCACATGGTTTATGGTCATTGCATTGCTGGGAGTCTGGACATCAGTAGCGGTCGTCTGGTTTGATCTTGTTGATTATGAGGAAGTTTTAG GAAAACTAGGAATCTATGATGCTGATGGTGATGGAGATTTTGATGTGGATGATGCCAAAGTTTTACTAG AAGGACCTGGTGGGGTAGCCAAGAGAAAAACTAAGGCTAaag TTAAAGAACTCACTAAAGAAGAGctcaagaaggaaaaagagaaacctGAGTCAAGGAAGGAGAGTAAGAacgaagagagaaaaaaggggaagaaagaaaaggaagatgacCGGAAGGATAAGAAAATTCCTGATGCAGATATATCCAGGAAAGAGTCTTCTAAGGGgaaaaaggacagagagaaggagaatgtgGGCCTAGACAAAAGTGCTAAAGCCAAGGAAAGTAGGAAAAAGTCTGCAAATATCAAGGATACTTCCGGTAAAATGGTGTCCAGAGACAAAGATGACGCAAAGGAAGGGAGAAGTTCTAGCAAACACGCACACTCAGCCAAGGGAAATAACCAGAAAAGGAAGAACTGA
- the ASPH gene encoding aspartyl/asparaginyl beta-hydroxylase isoform X15, with protein MAEETKHGGHKNGRKGGLSGSSFFTWFMVIALLGVWTSVAVVWFDLVDYEEVLAKAKDFRYNLSEVLQGKLGIYDADGDGDFDVDDAKVLLEGPGGVAKRKTKAKVKELTKEELKKEKEKPESRKESKNEERKKGKKEKEDDRKDKKIPDADISRKESSKGKKDREKENVGLDKSAKAKESRKKSANIKDTSGKMVSRDKDDAKEGRSSSKHAHSAKGNNQKRKN; from the exons ATGGCTGAAG agaCAAAGCATGGAGGACACAAaaatgggaggaaaggaggacTTTCTGGAAGTTCATTTTTCACATGGTTTATGGTCATTGCATTGCTGGGAGTCTGGACATCAGTAGCGGTCGTCTGGTTTGATCTTGTTGATTATGAGGAAGTTTTAG CCAAAGCAAAGGACTTCCGTTATAACTTATCGGAGGTACTTCAAG GAAAACTAGGAATCTATGATGCTGATGGTGATGGAGATTTTGATGTGGATGATGCCAAAGTTTTACTAG AAGGACCTGGTGGGGTAGCCAAGAGAAAAACTAAGGCTAaag TTAAAGAACTCACTAAAGAAGAGctcaagaaggaaaaagagaaacctGAGTCAAGGAAGGAGAGTAAGAacgaagagagaaaaaaggggaagaaagaaaaggaagatgacCGGAAGGATAAGAAAATTCCTGATGCAGATATATCCAGGAAAGAGTCTTCTAAGGGgaaaaaggacagagagaaggagaatgtgGGCCTAGACAAAAGTGCTAAAGCCAAGGAAAGTAGGAAAAAGTCTGCAAATATCAAGGATACTTCCGGTAAAATGGTGTCCAGAGACAAAGATGACGCAAAGGAAGGGAGAAGTTCTAGCAAACACGCACACTCAGCCAAGGGAAATAACCAGAAAAGGAAGAACTGA